CAATTTCGTAACTTTGAGAGCTGACGGGGAAATATGTACATCGTGCGCGCTTTGCTTAATTGAACTGTTTCAGTGTATTTGTGATTTCACAAACCATCAGCCTTGCCCTACAAATCGCTTTTGTAAAATTTCGTAAGTTTGAGAAACGGGAAAATAGATATGCATGCTTTGCTTATATCGTGTGTTTGTGATTCACAAACCCAACAGCCTGTGCCTAATTCGCTTCCGTACAATTTCGTAACTTTGCGAGTTAGGGAAATAGACATCATGCACGCTTTGCTTGAACCGTTTCGTGATTTGTGATTCACAAACCCAACAGCCTGGCCCTAAATCGCTTCCATACAATTTCGGTACTTTGCGAGTTGGGGAAATAGACATCATGCAAACTTTGCTTAATTGAGTTATTGTCCGAGTTTAAATCAATTTCACAATCGGAAGTTTTGCAAAAAAGCACACGTTCCTATACCTTTTGGTACAtcaaacttgtaattttgtatCAATCATCGCATTTTACGGCAAAATACCCCCTCCCCATTAGTAAGGAGattacatattataattattaagaaaGATATTTAAAAAGGAGACGAaaagtttcaaataaaatatagaGACtcaaattcgaaaaaaaaaataatattattattttagcaaAGAACATGAAGAAAGACCAAGTTACAACACACCGTTGGCATTTCTACAATTGTATAGAATGTCGCCTTTGACATTAATCATGTatttaatgaaataaaaacagACATTGATTGTAAACATACACCcgataaatttgcaaaaaattattGATTTAAGACATATAAATTTATCTACCCATATCTTTTAACCTAATATTCCAGAAGTCAAGTTACACCATTATTATTGTACAtcgcaatatacatgatatatcagTACAAAGTTCATAACCATGCATCAATAACCAGTACCATCCAAATAATGAAGTTTCATTGCCATATTTGGAATTGGTACGAAAATGAGTCCAAAAATATTGGGTCAGGAGTTCTTTAGAAAGACCTCAATCAATATTAGGTCGCTATCTCAAAATTCGCTGATTTGTTAAAATCTAATATTAGTAAACAAAAACATTGTATGTTTGGCCTCAATCGACCgactctaatttttttttaatgggaaaaaagtacgcctacaaaagaataccgaccttaatttctgaaaatccaaaaacattttttccaGTCTACATTTTTGCATTCCAATtgaccaaaaatacatttttgaaacaaaatgtaTCCCTTAAAATCTGCTTAAACATTAAGCATCACAAGAATATAATATTGCAATTTACACATTATTTAGGTAACTGCAGGAAAATTGATCAGTTTAGAGAGGTAATCGACCGACCGATTTTTTTTCACCCAAAAGAGGAGATGAGGCCAAACCTACACTTTTTTGACTGATGACAGTGAGTCAAAAAACCCCACTATATTAAACGATGTACTCACAAATTGACCTCTGAATTCACTGGATACTAAATCTCATCCCCTACAACATAAGGTTGTACGTTATTGAAATGAGGTCGTTGAACTATGCCATCGACATGCGAATATTTGGGTACATAGCGGAAACAGTAACTGGTTTCCCTGATTTTCCCATTCATCTTTTGACCCCGGTTTACAGACTTTTGCCGAAACTTGAAACTTTGAATATTCTAGCGACATTTTGATTTCTTTCATcggttttatattattattttataagaaACCTGCGTATGTCAGCAACTTGTTGGCCTATATGTTACGCCGGTATGTTACGGTACGCTTCTTTCAGTATTTCCGTTCGCCGGCGACGAGTTGATTTCATACACTATATAGAGTTGCTTGCAATGAGTGATTCATATTTCGCCAATGAGATGAATCGTTTATTGCTGCTTTTGGAAAGAACAGACATTTCATTGGCCAGGAATCAATCTCACTGGATTATAAACCGGATTAATCCTATTCTTTGCTACCACATTAAAGGTTTAGGGCAAGAATGCCCTATCTGCTGCCAGGTGTCTTATtcttagatgtgtacaatatacaatgcagaaattgtcaaatgcctATGGGGCAGCTATGCAGATAGGACCTTATTGCACATTAATCCCTCGGTATTTTGCTGGCAATTTTAAGCTAGTGATGAAGCAAAGGTCTCTCAACTCTTTGTGTCCGAAGGGACCcaaacatgacttttttttacatatttctcggtaacattatacatgtagtcTGGTGAATATTTGTTAAtcacatataaaatatacatggcataaaaaagtgaaaaaggtAAGGCACTCTACAACAACAAGAACTCTAGCGCCGAAGctgctttaagggtagacgaggtattgttggtcgaagcaacctaaaaatcgattggtattatctagatcaatatattattgaaaattgacaccttgatgttttgcaaaagttcattctacaaatcgtatactttgcaaacttgcttaatttattgttgttaatgagttatgtacattttacaaaagtgttgttgtttcagccctctttacaacgtaactcaagaaccgcagcacctatgaaagtatatctgtgatattttaattcttctacacgctcgctatgaattgagcaatgcagtttttgccaaagctcactaccattcgtaagatgctgtgaactaccaaatcacaacagtttaaaataattaataaccttaattagCTGCTTATGAATATTACAGTTTAGTTCTAACAtctaacaagaactgtctttaaaaaaaagacaacgccacggatgaagatcatgtttcatattaATATTATGCTCGGAACTTTGTTTGCGCCGACCAACGTTTTacgcgtaatcggccaatcagaatcccgtgtctgttgttatgattgtcagacgattgaatcagccattCATAATCCCAATTCCGTGTTTACACTCGCAAagtgtaaacaagtgccgttcttctttgacagAAGCTGGCGCACTTTTGAATACGATCAATGGCAGTATCTCATTTGCATAGTTGAGGCCTTTAACAAATGCCGTACTAGGGAGGGGAGCGGGCATTCAGCTGCCCGAAGTTCCCAGACGACAACTTATAGGCTACATGTATGCGCATCTTGCTGCTAGACCACATCCGCCTCTCGAATGTGGGCCCCGGTACTACCCCATATATTGATCTGCCTATAGTCTCCCGTATTGAAAGCTATTGGAAATGGAGTGATCTGAGCAACTAATAAGCGGCAATCATAAATCCTAGCACGCAACCCAACCCAAAGCCGTAGCCTCGACTGCCCAATATTAAAATGGCGCCATATTTAACTCACCTGAATAACCACGTGGACAAATACACGAATATCCTCCATCGTATGGCTCACAGACACCGCTATTTATACATGGTTGCGATTCGCAAAAATCCACTACATCTGAGCAATTATTGACTTGATATTCTTCAGGACATTCGCACCATTGTTCTATCGCTGGCAATATCCCACGGAATGTGACAGAACGACCGTTCGTATTAGCAGAAACCTCGTTAACATCCGAGAACACTTTACGTGAACGGCATTTTTCATATCCTGGGCACGATTCTGCCACGCAAACGTCGTCTTCAGCAGGTACGATGGTTAACCCACTCGTGCTCTCTATTTGCTTACGCTCAAAATAAATAGTATTGATGATATTATCCGGTGCAATATAAGCATTAGCTTTGGGTTTTTTAGCGGCAAATGTTATGTTCAGAAGCGGTACCCCATCATAAGCACTCTGCTGGACGTTGTAAATCACAAGATTCCTGACTCGGGTACGCAACGTTTTCGCAAGAGATCTTCTTAAGTTTTTCAAACCAGAGTCACTAAGAAAAGAATCCTCAGATAGTCCAGGGATACGTACGCTGACGCCATTGGTTAACATCTCCATAGACACAGTGGTGATTTCCACTCGACACATCGCTTGAGCTCCATGGACTCCATCTGCAAGAAAATTAACGACACTCTTTTAGTCGACATTCGACAAGATCGAATTATTCGACAATGTCGTTTTAAAAACGATCTTGTCGACTAGATTTCTAGTGAAACAGGATCTCACTAGAATTTCCGAGGCAAATTTGACCCAAAGTCATGGCTAGTATAAGGTCATATTTGATGTGGAAAATCTATAGTTTTATTatctcgtaatcggcgggccttgtaacatcgcggattaatattaatatattttatttggagaattgtcttacaaattatcaattgaagtcctatactttgtctattttctttaacacgcaaaatatagaccaggcagatcaactaGGCTTTATAGATCACTCTTAACGTTGATCGCCGATATACGAGCTGAACATAGTTTACTAAAGAAACCTAGTCAAATCGACTTGGAGTTTTAAGAGTGAAGAGTTGAAATAAATGATACTTGGCAAAAGTCGATATTCTATATTTTCATTACAAGAGAAATCGTTTAAAGCTATTTTCTTCattgtttggattttaaaatgatttacaaAACCTATCTGCAACTTTGTAAGCACTTCAAAAATTTGTTCATCTCAAAGAACTAAATTGTCAAGTATTTTAATATTTGCACTGAAGTGCTTGGTACGTCAAAACAGCAGTTTTAAATAATGACATGTACCCGTGACATCGCAATTTCCATAGGATCGTGAATGGTCTGGCTAATACACAAACCCTGAGTTGCACTCACCTGGGACTAATGTCATAGGGGGATAGGAAGCATCCTATTCAGTACATATTATTGTCATGATCTCCATAGTGCCGAAAAGAGCTGAAAAGCAGATAACTATTGAACCGAAAAACGCGATTCGCTGAGCGCGACTAATGACCAAGGCTTTGCACCGTAAAATATATATTATCTCATGTTCATCTGTCAGGACACACAAAAACTTTAAACTCAATAACGTgttggttaacaaagttctttgtatctgatccagaatgttcacttacttgtgtacgtttcaacaacacctgttgtctttatcaacactggatgggtagtgactgctattggcaaccggGACCGACGCTAGAAGCGTTTATCTTGGAGTTATATGTGACCTGTTTCGCCTATGTAGGACAAATCGCAGTTCTTGCAGGAGATCTTAAATACTGCGTCCATGGTGTTGTTAGGATCGCGTTTGTCTTTAGGATGTATCAGCTATTTTCTGAGAGTGTTGTGCGGCATCACTCTGGAAATTCTTCTTTCCGTAACACCCTTAACATAGGGAAGCACAACCGCGCTCCTGGTTTTGTCATCAGTCTTTTTGCTCACTTTCTAGGGCTTGACACCTTGTAACTGGTCTTTGACCTTTTTAAAGGTCCAATCAGGGTACCCGCATGTTCTAAGGGCTTCGTTGATTTTTTTCCTCTTCTTCCACTTTGTCCTCCTCTTCAGTCACAACGCTGTCTTTCCTGTTGTACAATGTGCGTATCACACCAAGTTTTTGATGTAAAGGGTGATGAGACTGATAGTTGAGATTTTGGTCTGTATGTGTTGGCTTACGGTAGACCAGTAGCTATATACAGTGCCGTCGTCTTTTTCACTATCAATGTGTCCAGGAACAGAAGGCTACCATGGGATTCCTGTTCAAATGTACGTAAACTTTATGGACCCCTTTTTGTCAACTTGGTTGATGTGGTCGGTGAGCTGCTGGATGCAATCTTAGTTAATAACTTCCAAAACGTCATCCACATAATGCAGCCATAGCTTCGGTCTATTATCTAAGGGTGCCGTAGCAATCGCCTGCTGTACGAGAGCTTCCATCAATATGTTAGCCGCAATCGGAGATACCGGGCTGCCCATCGCAGTACCAAAAAGCTGGCGGTAAATTTTACCTCTAAAGGTAAAATATGTGGTAGTTAGTATGAACTCAAGAAGTTCTATCACATCCTCACTTGTTAACTAAAAAACCTGTCTTGCAATACGTTTTCTTTCTCCAGTCTACTTTGAACAATGTCTAACACTTGGTCGATGGGTGTGTTGGTGAATAAACTCACCACACCATGGGAGTTTAGAATGTCTTCCTCATCAATGACCACTTTAGGAGATCTTCCGACAATTGCTTGGAATTCTTGACATGATGTTGAGTTACCAACCATGAATAGagatgaaggacagtaccaactatTTCACATTATATATGGTGAGTTTCTGAAACAGGGATCCAAAAAATCCCTTGGAGGAAAACCAAatggcaactccaagatcaacgctggaactacttctagcgtcaattgccaatagcagtcactacccatcaagtgttgataaagacaacaggtgttgttgaaacatacagaagtaagtgaacattctggatcagatacacagaactttgttaaccagtttataCTGTACCGATCCTGATGTTCAATCATCAATATACGTGTCCTTTCATAGAATGaactttgaatatgttgggtattTAAACTCATACCCAACAACGTGACTACGTGAGGTCAGCGTTTACgctatgattgttgaatggaggtcACTGAATTACGCCATTTGAAGGAGGCCATTTTTACGCACAGTGAATAGTGAAATAATATCGTTATAATTACCTGTTACCCAAACCGTTATTGTGCTCTTCACAACCTCTCCATCCGGCGCCAAATTAGCATCCACCCTAATCATTCCAGTCTTCTCATCGATTACTAATATGTTCTCTTCTCCCTGACCCGGAATCATTCCATAGGTCAAATCACCAGTGATATCGATATCATGAGCCGGAACCTGGACAACCTCAGCTCCCGACATTGATTCTGAGAGTCCATTGTAAAACACCTGGAAATCTCGCAATATTGGTGGATTATCATTCATATCACGAACATAAACAACCACTTGGGTATAACTAAATAGATTACCAGAGAACGCATGAACTATTAGCTCTATTCTAGTGGTTCTTTCGTAGTCAATTTGACGTACATTATATAAGACGCCTTTATGGGAGTCAATCTCGAAATATCGGCTACCTCCCCATGCAATGCGATAGGTAACTATGGCATTCTCACCGACATCGTCATCTGTCGCATTCAACGGTAGACGCACATCCGTGTTTTCATAAACGTAAAATTTGCCACATGATGGTAAAATCTTGGCGGATTATCGTTTACGTCTAAAACATGTACAACATAACGATAATCGACATTCTTCTCATGGTGTACAATTCTTATGAGCAGTTCATACGCGTCTCTCTCTTCTCTATCAAGTGGTTCCAATGTTCGCACCTCACCAGTGCGTCCATTTACGCGGAATATAGCAGCAGCAAATGCTGGCTCTGTCGTCGGGATGAAGACTCGAATACCTCCTTTTTTAGTCGGTAATGGTACCGAAACATTTAAAGCACCTTCAACGTTTTCGACGATATATCCGTGTATCGTTTCGGCGTTCTCTAGATTAGCTATCGGAGTTCTTATAGGTATAATATTTAAATACAATCTTGTTGTGGCTTTTAATTTTTTCGCTCCTTTTCTAGCATAAGCGTAAGATAGCAAAATATATTGTCCGGCTCTGTTCACATCCAACGGAAATATAGTTATTACATCTCCAGTTTTGGGATCGATTCGAAATGGCACGTTTAGATACTGGTCGACTTTTCTCTTGCGTAGAGTGTACTGTATTGTAGTAGAAACCTCTGTAGGAATAGAGAAAATGAGAACAAAAAAGATGGAATTAATTCAACAGGAATTTCAAAACAGATGTAGAATATGCTTACTGGAAAAATAATACGGTAGGCCccctattatacatgttatatgtgtcatttttaaacaattaatgaaaatgaaaaaatgcaCCAAAGATAACCATTATTCGCTATAGACGTGACGTAATAACCAgcttaactaccatagcaatagatgaatataatttttaaatatatcgccctgcactacaacgttcacgcgatacctatgcactgaaccatatcaagctgatcactcgcacctgtaagattaatatatttgaaaggagcggtattgtattcaatctatgattgcagacatatacaggtgatgagtacaacctacTTATAGTGCTgcgcgatacattcaaaaattgttttaccctatcgctgtggtagttaatccgattattacgtcacttcgactgCGAAGGATAGATTTACAACGACACCGCTcctttcaaagacactaatcttacaggtggaCTCACCATAtacatattctttgataatctatggtaCAATGTAGAGGTACAGATAACGTACGTCCAGTGCAGGGCCAGAGGTACAGATAACGTACGtccagtgcagggcaatacattcaaaaattaggTGGCGAGCTCAAAAGTTTGTTTCAACTTCCATGGCATAAATCGAGTcaatttaaagaaaagttgaacaatgatggcgctatttatcctaagtCTTGTTTTCAAAAACAGTCCAATTAATGAGTTGAGTGATATTTTGGTGAAGTTTTGCAACCTGATCTTGACCACTGGATCATTTCCACTCCAATGGGCATCCAGTCTTATTATTCCTATTTTAAAAAGGGAATAAAACTGATCCAGCAAATTACCGTGGTATTTCTTTACTTCCTATAATGAGTAAAGTTTTTCTAAAGTTTTGCTCGAAAGGTTAAACTTTTGGGCTGAGGCTGAAAATGTTTTCCATCAAGAACAGGCCGGCTTCCGTAAAGGTTTCAGAACCACagataatgtttttatattggaTACAGTTATCAATAAATATCTTTCATGGAAGCGTGGAAGGGTCTATATAGGCTTTGTAGATTTTCGTAAAGCTTTTGATTTAATAAATCATGATGCTCTATTATTTAAGCTGAAACGATATGGTATTACTGGTAATGTTCTTAATGTTTTGAGTTCAATGTATATGCAATTAAATGCTTGTGTCAGAACATCTACAAGTATAACAAATGTTTTTTCTTGTAAGGCTGGAGTTCAGCAAGGTTCTTTGCTGTCACCATTTTTATTCAAACTTTTATAAACGATTTGAGTACACGACTGAACTCTGACGACACTGAAAAAGTGCagataaatcaatgttttatcagtcatctactatttgctgatgacttAGCTCTTATAAGTGGCACTATCTTTGGTCTACAAAAACAACTTGATGTTCTAGCAGAATATTGTCATGAATGGGGCCTTTCAgtaaatatagataaaactaaaATCATGGTATTTAAACGAGGTGGTGTTCTTAAACGTACTGAGAAATGGTTTTATAAGGGAACAAGAATAGAAGTGGTCAATACCTTCAAGTACCTAGGTAATGTGTTTTCAAGTAATGGGAACTGGCTTAATGCACAGAAATCCACTGCATCGCAAGCTAACAAAGCTTTCTTTGGTctcataaagattttgaaaagctaTAGTCCTCTCCCTGTGGATGTTCTTTTCAagatttttgacacaaaaataagacctatactccttttcggtagtgaactttggggaacatctgagtcccagataattgaaagagtacatattaagttttgtcgttatgttcttggtgtatctaaatcatgtaaatctatcccacactgtgccattcgtggtgaacttggtagaaatgcactgttggtaaattcacttattaactgtattaagtattggttttacattttatcactggataataacaggtttttaagacaaagctatgagtttcaatacaaaaaggcagagaatggtaaagaatgctgggctatgaagatcaaaaatattctgtactcttacggttttggtgaaatatggattgctcaaggtgttgacaatgtaaattattttattgatgttttcaaacagagatgtaaagatattgatatacaaaattggcgaaatgcattaaatacatattcatcacttactttttatactcaaatcaaagaaaatctagtggtggaagactatttattgtggctggagaaaccatttcataaaatacttctgaccaaagccagattgggtgttcttgagttagaatatgttcgtggaatatggtttaaggttcctcgaaatttacgtatttgtaaaatctgccacactggtgaaatt
Above is a genomic segment from Amphiura filiformis chromosome 17, Afil_fr2py, whole genome shotgun sequence containing:
- the LOC140137067 gene encoding LOW QUALITY PROTEIN: cadherin EGF LAG seven-pass G-type receptor 2-like (The sequence of the model RefSeq protein was modified relative to this genomic sequence to represent the inferred CDS: inserted 1 base in 1 codon); the encoded protein is TNSFEKEELARLEGLRFDEEIYAEDIRDDVPVGTIVTTVRAESANEEVSTTIQYTLRKRKVDQYLNVPFRIDPKTGDVITIFPLDVNRAGQYILLSYAYARKGAKKLKATTRLYLNIIPIRTPIANLENAETIHGYIVENVEGALNVSVPLPTKKGGIRVFIPTTEPAFAAAIFRVNGRTGEVRTLEPLDREERDAYELLIRIVHHEKNVDYRYVVHVLDVNDNPPRFYHHVXKFYVYENTDVRLPLNATDDDVGENAIVTYRIAWGGSRYFEIDSHKGVLYNVRQIDYERTTRIELIVHAFSGNLFSYTQVVVYVRDMNDNPPILRDFQVFYNGLSESMSGAEVVQVPAHDIDITGDLTYGMIPGQGEENILVIDEKTGMIRVDANLAPDGEVVKSTITVWVTDGVHGAQAMCRVEITTVSMEMLTNGVSVRIPGLSEDSFLSDSGLKNLRRSLAKTLRTRVRNLVIYNVQQSAYDGVPLLNITFAAKKPKANAYIAPDNIINTIYFERKQIESTSGLTIVPAEDDVCVAESCPGYEKCRSRKVFSDVNEVSANTNGRSVTFRGILPAIEQWCECPEEYQVNNCSDVVDFCESQPCINSGVCEPYDGGYSCICPRGYSGDNCEIDLHHSQCFDGACMHDGTCVDLPNDDGFVCTCPDGFDGPQCELTSRFFPRGAYIAFPTLKQRSTMKISLNFSTSVENGLLMYVARYSQQHDFFAIELVEGQVAFSFAVGQLIMRVLVGTPGGVNDRKWHLVELYYRRKVVEVTLDSCDWNEAIVDDDNDEEDGGTGSEGEQISCVAYATQAVDVNTWFLDVNTPLIIGSLPSTQDETRILNRNFVGCIKDVRIDNKILDFESALANKGTEIGCRWPDEG